In Anguilla rostrata isolate EN2019 chromosome 1, ASM1855537v3, whole genome shotgun sequence, a genomic segment contains:
- the cln8 gene encoding protein CLN8: MATVQDSLPLPHTSALVYSSWAACLQLIGLGFAFYTGVFLLCHVLSALSFHTYRSLQAKEKVFWNLAATRAVFGVQSSLAGLRALTEDSALSADKVAGQEDWSWFTILTATGFFLFENIALHASSVAFRSFDLPLATHHFFALSGYASAVVWDSLGHFLPMVTLLLEMSTPFTCISWMFLKAGWAHSVFWKANQWVMIHMFHCRMVLTYYMWWVSWCHWDAINRHMVLPQRLLFFTGLALLTVLINPIWTHKKTMQLLNPVDWNFGHKPAPREAPGAGAGDDKPHAN, from the exons ATGGCCACTGTCCAGGACAGCCTCCCTCTGCCCCACACCTCTGCCTTGGTCTACTCCTCCTGGGCTGCGTGCCTCCAGCTGATAGGCCTGGGCTTCGCCTTCTACACCGGCGTCTTCCTCCTCTGCCACGTCCTCTCGGCCCTCAGCTTCCACACCTACCGCTCCCTGCAGGCCAAGGAGAAGGTGTTCTGGAACCTGGCGGCAACGCGGGCCGTGTTCGGGGTCCAGAGCTCGTTGGCCGGCCTGCGGGCACTGACCGAGGACTCCGCCCTGTCGGCGGACAAGGTGGCCGGCCAGGAAGACTGGTCCTGGTTCACCATCCTGACTGCCACTGGCTTCTTCCTCTTTGAGAACATTGCGCTGCACGCCTCCAGCGTGGCCTTTCGCAGCTTCGACCTCCCCCTGGCCACCCACCACTTCTTCGCTCTGTCGGGGTACGCCTCGGCGGTGGTGTGGGACTCTTTGGGCCACTTCCTACCCATGGTGACCCTGCTCCTAGAGATGAGCACGCCCTTCACCTGTATATCGTGGATGTTTCTAAAG GCCGGCTGGGCACACTCAGTCTTCTGGAAGGCCAACCAGTGGGTGATGATCCACATGTTTCACTGCCGCATGGTGCTGACCTACTACATGTGGTGGGTGAGCTGGTGCCACTGGGACGCCATTAACCGACATATGGTGCTCCCGCAGCGCCTGCTCTTCTTCACCGGCCTCGCACTCCTCACCGTCCTCATCAACCCCATCTGGACCCACAAGAAGACCATGCAGCTGCTCAACCCCGTCGACTGGAACTTCGGCCACAAGCCGGCCCCCCGAGAGGCCCCGGGGGCGGGCGCGGGCGACGACAAACCCCACGCCAACTAG